A single region of the Candidatus Dormiibacterota bacterium genome encodes:
- a CDS encoding DUF3187 family protein, protein MITRAGWRVPAGLVVVLLGLAATPVRGETELLGPLRIRDMTPFNLLRLDMLPAHAVSAGPGSWAIEADVSYSNTFVMSDNVKSYLEARGERRPLTQADADAILNLGQDAYFVDGEFGLLDLTFHYGLTRHSSAYLTLSAYDFTGGFLDGTIEGFHKTFGLDTEGRDLVARNRFQGVLSVEGIKTSFLSPPIEGGLGDPVIGLRHSWPLSGSRWGLVLDGAMKIAWRGERLFLSTGSNDYGLQASLQGKFSRQAVYFGASVVRTDGQVFGVALRQVVIPTLTAAWEVGVTPHTNAIVQLYASESTVRDTTLDQLKADKFQASLGLRTVRGQLVYGFAVTENVANFENTPDIGVSLTLAWIARRP, encoded by the coding sequence ATGATCACCCGGGCCGGATGGCGCGTTCCGGCGGGTCTTGTCGTGGTCCTGCTGGGGCTGGCCGCGACACCCGTGCGCGGCGAGACCGAGCTCCTCGGGCCGCTCAGGATCCGCGACATGACTCCGTTCAATCTCCTGCGTCTCGACATGCTCCCGGCCCACGCGGTCTCGGCCGGCCCCGGGTCCTGGGCGATCGAGGCCGACGTGTCGTACAGCAACACCTTCGTGATGAGCGACAACGTGAAGTCCTACCTCGAGGCGCGCGGTGAGCGCCGCCCGCTCACGCAGGCCGACGCGGACGCGATCCTGAATCTCGGCCAGGACGCCTATTTCGTGGACGGCGAGTTCGGTCTCCTGGACCTGACGTTCCACTACGGCCTCACGCGCCACTCGTCCGCCTATCTCACGCTCTCGGCGTACGACTTCACCGGCGGATTTCTCGACGGGACGATCGAGGGGTTCCACAAGACGTTCGGCCTCGACACCGAGGGGCGTGACCTCGTGGCCCGCAACCGCTTCCAGGGAGTCCTTTCGGTCGAAGGGATCAAGACGTCCTTCCTGTCTCCGCCGATCGAGGGGGGCCTGGGGGACCCGGTGATCGGGCTGCGCCACTCCTGGCCGCTCTCGGGCTCGCGGTGGGGGCTCGTTCTCGACGGGGCCATGAAGATCGCCTGGCGCGGCGAGCGCCTGTTCCTGTCGACGGGAAGCAACGACTACGGCCTGCAGGCCTCGCTGCAGGGGAAGTTCTCGCGCCAGGCGGTCTATTTCGGCGCGAGCGTCGTGCGCACGGACGGCCAGGTGTTCGGCGTGGCGCTGAGGCAGGTGGTGATTCCGACGCTGACCGCGGCCTGGGAGGTCGGTGTGACGCCCCACACGAACGCGATCGTCCAACTCTACGCCAGCGAGAGCACGGTCCGCGACACGACCCTCGACCAGCTCAAGGCCGACAAGTTCCAGGCGAGCCTCGGCCTGCGCACCGTCCGCGGGCAGCTGGTCTATGGCTTCGCCGTCACCGAGAACGTGGCGAACTTCGAAAACACACCCGACATCGGCGTGTCGCTGACCCTCGCCTGGATCGCGCGCCGTCCCTGA
- a CDS encoding efflux transporter outer membrane subunit: protein MRRLVAIAAVTLTGALVTGCAVGPEYTRPPVTTPDQIRGDEAATAAASLADRAWWEIFQDDALKGLIDEALQNGYDVRLAAWRVEEARASAGIVRSGFDPAIQADGGWSRSRQSLGSTLGTAPVNLYDVNLGLTWEIDLWGRIRRLNQAALAEYMATEEARRGVLLSLVSDVATSYFELRQLDLQLDIARRTAGAFKETYDLFDRRLQAGAASALETSSAQASLSSTSASIPDLERQIAAQENRIALLLGRPPESIPRGTLLNDQLLPAEIPAGLPSDLLERRPDLRGAEQRLVAANAEVGVAVADFFPALSLTGAFGGVSRQVSDLFGDGRTWSVGGGFLSPVFQGRRLKNEHRAALARWEEAKVQYERSVTGAFEEVATALVAYQKLAAAEKEQAGAVASFRQAVDLSNSRYVGGLSDYLEVLQAQQQLFPAENALARIRFERLATLVQLYKALGGGWKLSDPAGWRAPELTAASTPAPSGTAAPKSTR from the coding sequence ATGAGACGCCTCGTTGCGATCGCGGCTGTGACACTCACGGGTGCTCTCGTCACCGGTTGCGCCGTGGGGCCGGAATACACCAGACCTCCCGTCACCACACCCGATCAGATCCGGGGGGACGAAGCCGCGACCGCGGCCGCCTCCCTGGCCGACCGGGCCTGGTGGGAGATCTTCCAGGACGACGCCTTGAAGGGATTGATCGACGAGGCGCTCCAGAACGGCTACGACGTGCGTCTCGCGGCCTGGCGTGTGGAAGAGGCGCGGGCGAGCGCCGGGATCGTCCGCTCCGGATTCGACCCCGCGATCCAGGCGGACGGCGGCTGGTCGCGCAGCCGGCAGTCGCTCGGCTCGACGCTCGGCACAGCACCGGTGAACCTCTATGACGTCAATCTCGGCCTCACCTGGGAGATCGATCTCTGGGGGCGCATCCGCCGTCTGAACCAGGCGGCGCTGGCGGAGTACATGGCCACCGAGGAGGCGCGCCGGGGCGTCCTGCTGTCGCTCGTCTCCGATGTCGCCACCAGCTACTTCGAGCTGCGCCAGCTCGATCTGCAGCTCGACATCGCCCGGCGGACCGCGGGGGCGTTCAAGGAGACCTACGACCTGTTCGACCGGCGCCTGCAGGCGGGGGCGGCGTCCGCGCTCGAGACATCCAGCGCCCAGGCGTCTTTGTCCTCGACATCGGCGAGCATCCCGGACCTCGAGCGGCAGATCGCGGCCCAGGAGAACCGGATCGCCCTCCTCCTGGGGCGGCCCCCGGAGTCGATCCCGCGCGGGACTCTCCTCAACGATCAGCTCCTGCCCGCGGAGATTCCGGCGGGTCTGCCGTCGGACCTGCTGGAGCGCCGCCCCGATCTGCGCGGGGCGGAGCAGCGGCTCGTGGCGGCCAACGCCGAGGTCGGCGTCGCGGTGGCCGACTTCTTCCCCGCCCTCAGCCTGACCGGCGCCTTCGGCGGCGTGTCGCGCCAGGTGTCGGATCTGTTCGGCGACGGGCGGACCTGGTCGGTCGGAGGCGGCTTCCTCAGTCCCGTCTTCCAGGGGCGGCGTCTCAAGAACGAGCACCGCGCGGCCCTGGCCCGGTGGGAGGAGGCGAAGGTTCAGTACGAGCGCAGCGTCACCGGCGCGTTCGAGGAAGTGGCGACTGCTTTGGTTGCGTACCAGAAGCTCGCCGCAGCCGAGAAGGAGCAGGCGGGCGCCGTGGCCTCCTTTCGCCAGGCGGTCGATCTCTCGAACTCGCGCTACGTCGGCGGCCTGTCGGACTATCTGGAGGTGCTCCAGGCGCAGCAGCAGCTCTTCCCGGCCGAGAACGCCCTGGCGCGGATCCGCTTCGAGCGTCTCGCGACCCTCGTCCAGCTCTACAAGGCCCTCGGCGGCGGCTGGAAGCTCTCCGATCCGGCGGGGTGGCGGGCGCCGGAGCTCACGGCGGCCTCGACGCCCGCTCCGTCGGGCACCGCGGCGCCGAAGAGCACGAGGTGA
- a CDS encoding efflux RND transporter permease subunit yields the protein MNLSEPFIRRPVMTAVLTVSVILFGVLSYRALPVNDLPAVDYPVIQVQADYPGASPETIANNIATPLERQFMQINGLELVTSKSTQGHTSMTLQFALSKSIDAAATDVQTAITQATGSLPVDLPSPPTFSKTNPNDQPIMYIALTSDSVTAGQLYDYGSTQVGQRISILPGVSRVNVFGTKSAVRIKADPSAMWARGISVDDLAAAIKNGTSYAGAGQLDGAAGTALLRPRGQLEGAGAYENLIVGGQGGDPVYLRDVARAEDSVQDERINMRFWVRGYPVPSATVVVAVNRQAGANAVEVARSIRQELPVISAELPGSVRVTPIYDRSQSIVHSVGDVQATLLIAFVLVVLVIFLFLGRATDTLIPAVALPLSLLLTFIAMRLLGYSLDNLSLMALTLAIGFLVDDAIVFLENTVRRLERGETVLDATLNGAREISFTILSMTISLAAVFIPLVFMTGLVGRIFREFAVTIVVAIFASGLVSLTLTPLMCARMLKERGEGSKKTWMERVIGGAEKRVLAGYGASLWWFLRHRWVSAIVWAACLAGTFLLFTAIPKAFLPPGDSSVVFGVFIGKEGSSPEQMHAIQDRVDDALHQDPNVLMDFTMTGNSNFVASNQGITFTFLKPAAARGPIAVAAAQLMGRLGGIPGVFPFLRPYPVLEISTGATNQNQGQYAYTVSGVDSDEVYDVASKLLGKLREFPGFLTLSSDYFNNTPNLDIDIRRDQAKTYGVSETRILALLRNAYSQNYLYLIKKPEDQYQVILEVEDAARARPEDLSLLYIKSDDGKNLVPLRELVTWNTTLGPQAVNHLNQFTSVTIFFNLKPGVAIGDATDFIRSAAAPLVPQTLRAGLQGEALTFQDTVKSLTLLMALAVFVMYVILAILYESYVHPLTVLSTLPTALVGGLLTLYLFGEQASLYAFVGMFMLMGIVKKNGIMIVDFARQRVAAGETAERAIHDASMDRFRPILMTTLAAVIGALPIALGYGADGASRRPLGLVIVGGLVVSQFITLYVTPVIYLYLERFQESVLDRVSFLRAGQAWLPGAEPVRQEVGE from the coding sequence ATGAACCTCTCCGAGCCCTTCATCCGACGTCCGGTCATGACCGCGGTCCTGACCGTCTCGGTCATCCTCTTCGGTGTCCTGAGCTATCGCGCGCTTCCGGTGAACGATCTGCCGGCGGTGGATTATCCGGTCATCCAGGTGCAGGCCGATTACCCGGGCGCGAGCCCGGAGACGATCGCGAACAACATCGCCACGCCCCTGGAGCGGCAGTTCATGCAGATCAACGGGTTGGAGCTGGTCACCTCCAAGAGCACGCAGGGGCACACCAGCATGACGCTGCAGTTCGCCCTGAGCAAGAGCATCGACGCGGCCGCCACCGACGTGCAGACGGCGATCACGCAGGCCACGGGCAGTCTTCCCGTGGACCTGCCGTCGCCGCCGACGTTCTCGAAGACCAACCCGAACGATCAGCCGATCATGTACATCGCCCTCACGAGCGACTCGGTCACCGCGGGACAGCTGTACGACTACGGCAGCACGCAGGTCGGCCAGAGGATCAGCATCCTGCCGGGTGTGTCGCGCGTGAACGTCTTCGGCACCAAGTCGGCGGTGCGTATCAAGGCCGACCCGTCGGCGATGTGGGCCAGGGGGATCTCGGTCGACGACCTGGCCGCCGCCATCAAGAACGGCACCTCCTACGCCGGTGCGGGACAGCTCGACGGGGCGGCCGGCACGGCGCTCCTGCGGCCGCGCGGGCAGCTGGAGGGGGCCGGAGCCTACGAGAACCTGATCGTCGGGGGGCAGGGGGGCGACCCGGTGTACCTGCGCGATGTCGCGCGGGCCGAGGACTCCGTCCAGGACGAGCGGATCAACATGAGGTTCTGGGTGCGCGGCTACCCGGTCCCGTCGGCGACCGTCGTCGTGGCGGTCAACCGCCAGGCCGGGGCGAACGCGGTGGAGGTGGCCCGGAGCATCAGGCAGGAGCTGCCGGTGATCTCCGCCGAGCTCCCGGGCTCGGTGCGGGTCACGCCGATCTACGACCGCTCGCAGTCGATCGTCCACTCGGTCGGCGACGTCCAGGCGACGCTCCTGATCGCCTTCGTCCTGGTCGTGCTGGTGATCTTCCTGTTCCTGGGGCGCGCCACCGACACGCTGATCCCGGCCGTGGCGCTGCCGCTGTCGCTCCTGCTCACCTTCATCGCGATGCGGCTCCTGGGGTACAGCCTCGACAACCTGTCGCTGATGGCCCTCACGCTCGCCATCGGCTTCCTGGTGGACGACGCCATCGTGTTCCTGGAGAACACGGTGCGGCGTCTGGAGCGCGGCGAGACGGTCCTCGACGCGACCCTCAACGGGGCCCGGGAGATCAGCTTCACGATCCTGTCGATGACGATCTCGCTGGCGGCCGTGTTCATCCCGCTGGTCTTCATGACCGGCCTCGTCGGGCGGATCTTCCGCGAGTTCGCCGTCACGATCGTGGTGGCGATCTTCGCCTCCGGGCTGGTGTCGCTGACCCTGACGCCCCTGATGTGCGCCAGGATGCTGAAGGAGCGCGGCGAGGGATCGAAGAAGACCTGGATGGAGCGGGTCATCGGCGGGGCCGAGAAGCGGGTGCTCGCCGGCTACGGGGCGTCGCTCTGGTGGTTCCTGCGGCATCGCTGGGTCTCGGCGATCGTCTGGGCCGCCTGTCTCGCCGGCACGTTCCTGCTGTTCACGGCCATCCCCAAGGCCTTCCTGCCCCCCGGGGACAGCAGCGTCGTCTTCGGCGTGTTCATCGGCAAGGAAGGCTCCTCGCCGGAGCAGATGCACGCCATCCAGGACCGGGTCGACGACGCGCTGCATCAGGACCCGAACGTCCTGATGGACTTCACGATGACGGGGAACAGCAACTTCGTCGCCTCGAACCAGGGGATCACCTTCACCTTCCTGAAGCCGGCGGCGGCGCGCGGGCCGATCGCCGTGGCGGCGGCGCAGCTGATGGGAAGACTCGGGGGCATCCCGGGCGTCTTTCCATTTCTGCGTCCCTATCCTGTCCTCGAGATCAGCACCGGGGCGACCAACCAGAACCAGGGGCAGTACGCCTACACGGTGTCGGGCGTCGACTCGGACGAGGTGTACGACGTGGCGTCGAAGCTTCTCGGCAAGCTCCGGGAGTTCCCGGGCTTCCTGACGCTCTCGTCCGACTACTTCAACAACACCCCCAACCTGGACATCGACATCAGGCGGGACCAGGCGAAGACCTACGGTGTGTCGGAGACGCGCATCCTGGCCCTCCTGCGCAACGCCTACTCGCAGAACTACCTCTATCTCATCAAGAAACCGGAGGACCAGTACCAGGTCATCCTGGAGGTCGAGGACGCCGCGCGCGCCAGGCCCGAGGACCTGTCGCTCCTCTACATCAAGTCGGACGACGGGAAGAACCTCGTGCCGCTGCGCGAGCTGGTCACCTGGAACACCACGCTCGGCCCGCAGGCCGTGAACCACCTGAACCAGTTCACGAGCGTCACGATCTTCTTCAACCTGAAGCCCGGCGTCGCCATCGGCGACGCCACCGACTTCATCCGCTCCGCCGCCGCGCCGCTGGTGCCGCAGACCCTGCGCGCCGGTCTGCAGGGGGAGGCGCTGACCTTCCAGGACACAGTGAAGAGCCTGACCCTCCTGATGGCGCTCGCCGTGTTCGTCATGTACGTCATCCTGGCGATCCTCTACGAGAGCTACGTCCATCCGCTCACGGTGCTGTCGACCCTCCCCACGGCGCTCGTCGGCGGCCTCCTGACGCTCTACCTGTTCGGGGAGCAGGCCTCGCTGTACGCGTTCGTCGGCATGTTCATGCTGATGGGGATCGTCAAGAAGAACGGAATCATGATCGTCGACTTCGCCCGGCAGCGGGTGGCGGCGGGGGAGACGGCCGAGCGCGCCATCCACGACGCCAGCATGGACCGCTTCCGGCCGATCCTCATGACGACGCTGGCCGCGGTCATCGGGGCCCTCCCGATTGCGCTCGGCTACGGGGCCGACGGCGCCTCGCGCCGGCCGCTCGGGCTCGTGATCGTCGGCGGGCTCGTCGTGTCCCAGTTTATCACGCTGTACGTCACTCCGGTCATCTATCTGTACCTCGAGCGGTTCCAGGAGAGCGTGCTCGACCGCGTGTCGTTCCTGCGCGCCGGGCAGGCGTGGCTCCCCGGCGCCGAGCCGGTCCGGCAGGAGGTGGGGGAATGA
- a CDS encoding efflux RND transporter periplasmic adaptor subunit yields the protein MNSILVKASAVVFWVLALVGCEKAAVSAFQRPPAAVSVAAAVTRDVPVYLDGIGKVVAREMVSIQPQVSGRITEIHFTDGANLKKGDALFTIDPRPYQAQLDSAAGNLAQAGAALDFARIQLARGEQLVETKAISQQEYDTRKNAVDVAVAQVQQGKAAVENAGLNHQYCSIRSPIDGRAGRRLVDIGNVVTANSGSLLTIQRLDPIYADFTVTENDLSAVQGNMRRGTLDVEVRLPDEPDSPLHGALTFLDNAVQAGTGNVTLRATIPNADHRLWPGRFVKVRLVLSTLPGAVLVPATAPQMSARGQFVYVVKPDDTAELRPVKTGQRQGELVVIDQGLGSGERVVVNGQLGVTPGGKVREEPSATARQDPTPAGARGES from the coding sequence GTGAATTCGATACTCGTCAAGGCAAGCGCCGTCGTTTTCTGGGTCCTGGCACTCGTCGGTTGTGAAAAGGCCGCGGTCTCCGCGTTTCAGCGGCCGCCCGCGGCCGTCTCGGTGGCCGCGGCGGTGACGCGGGACGTGCCGGTCTATCTCGACGGGATCGGCAAGGTCGTGGCGCGCGAGATGGTCTCCATCCAGCCGCAGGTTTCGGGGCGCATCACGGAGATCCATTTCACGGACGGCGCCAATCTGAAGAAGGGGGACGCGCTGTTCACCATCGATCCACGGCCGTACCAGGCCCAGCTCGACTCCGCGGCCGGCAACCTCGCGCAGGCGGGGGCGGCGCTCGACTTCGCGCGTATCCAGCTGGCGCGCGGCGAGCAGCTCGTCGAGACGAAGGCGATTTCGCAGCAGGAGTACGACACACGGAAGAACGCGGTGGACGTCGCCGTGGCGCAGGTGCAGCAGGGGAAGGCGGCCGTGGAGAACGCCGGTCTCAATCACCAGTACTGCTCCATCCGCTCTCCCATCGACGGGCGCGCCGGTCGGCGGCTCGTGGACATCGGTAACGTCGTGACGGCCAACAGCGGCTCGTTGCTGACCATCCAGCGTCTCGACCCGATCTACGCCGACTTCACCGTCACGGAGAACGATCTGTCGGCGGTGCAGGGAAATATGCGGAGGGGGACGCTCGACGTCGAAGTGCGGCTCCCTGATGAGCCCGACAGCCCCCTTCACGGGGCGCTGACGTTCCTCGACAACGCCGTCCAGGCCGGGACGGGCAACGTCACCCTCCGCGCCACCATCCCGAACGCCGATCACCGCCTCTGGCCGGGGCGCTTCGTCAAGGTCCGCCTGGTCCTGTCGACGCTCCCGGGGGCCGTGCTGGTGCCCGCGACGGCGCCGCAGATGTCGGCCCGTGGCCAGTTCGTCTATGTCGTGAAGCCGGACGACACCGCCGAGCTGCGGCCGGTGAAGACCGGCCAGCGCCAGGGCGAGCTCGTGGTAATCGACCAGGGCCTGGGCTCCGGCGAACGGGTGGTCGTCAACGGCCAGCTCGGCGTGACCCCCGGAGGGAAGGTACGGGAAGAACCGAGCGCCACGGCCAGACAAGACCCCACGCCCGCGGGCGCGCGAGGTGAGTCATGA
- a CDS encoding Os1348 family NHLP clan protein, with translation MKYEQALEVRTMSQRNVEQVIGRLATDEDFRRRFETEREAALQELIGSGTELTPVELKALRDLNFSACRRFARCLDPRLQKISFKKFIPRRNTK, from the coding sequence GTGAAGTACGAACAGGCGCTGGAGGTGAGGACGATGTCGCAGCGAAACGTGGAGCAGGTGATAGGCCGGCTGGCGACCGACGAGGATTTCCGGCGCCGGTTCGAGACGGAGCGTGAGGCGGCGCTCCAGGAGCTGATCGGCTCGGGAACCGAGCTGACTCCCGTGGAGCTCAAGGCGCTCCGTGACCTGAACTTCTCCGCCTGCAGGCGATTCGCCAGATGCCTCGATCCCCGGCTCCAGAAGATCAGCTTCAAGAAGTTCATCCCGAGGAGGAACACCAAGTGA